CAGCCAGGTAAGGGCAGTTTCTGGGCTCTGCACCCGAGCTGCGGGGACATGTTCGAGAACGGAAGTTTCTTGAGACGCCGCAAAAGATTCAAAGTGTTGACTTCATCAGATCATTTGGCTCCGAGTAAACAGTCGGATGCTGCTCATTACCTCCAGCAGCAAGCTAAACTGAGGCTGAGCGCCCTGGCTGCCACTGGCACACACCTTCCTCAGATGTCAAGTTACAACCTCGGAGTGTCTCAGACCTCAACTTTCAAGCATCCGTTTGCCATCGAGAACATCATCGCCAGAGAGTACAAGGTTCCTGGGAGTCTGGCTTTCTCCACCATGCAGTCCATGTCTGCTGGGTACCCGCTCCACAACCAGCTGACGACAGCCTGGCCCCACATGTACAACACCAGCGTGATTGACACGGCGGCCCCGATCTCCATGGCGAGCAGCGACTACAGTGCCTATGGCATGCCCATCAAATCCCTGTGCCACGGGGGACAGTCTTTACCGGCGATTCCTGTGCCAATCAAGCCTACACCGACCTCCATGCCAGGTTTTTCGGCGCTACCTCCACACATCCCCGCGTTTCTATCGAATTCTCCCCAATCTCTGAGCCCGACGTCCCCGCAGACAGCAACGAGCCAAAGCAGCCCCGCAACGCCGAGCGAGACTCTGACGAGTCCGTCCACCCTACAGTCTGTGGCGGTGCACTGACCGGCCGGACCGCCCCCACCAAACGAACTGATTCCGGCTATACCAGGCCACTTTATCTATCCCAAAGTTTATATTTTACTGTCGTCGGGAACTATCAAGGCGAGTTGCGGTCgatttatttgtgtatgtgttgaaATGTGTCGCTTTAAATTGTGTCATATAAAGTCCAGCACAGAATCGCACAGCGAAGTATTTGCTCTTCAAAATAGATATTATTTGatagttctattttttttcccccccgttTTGTTGTGAAACGTGTTGAAAGTGGAGACAGAGGAAAGTTTGCTTCGGTTACATcaactcagatttttttttttttttaaaaagtgcttgTAATTCCTGTGGCAGTTTTTCCATTATGTTCAAATTGGAAATCTTTTGCACCGTTTATATGTGACCACTGTAATGTCTAAGAAAAATTTCGAGGCAACggctctgtgtttttgtttgcttttagcGCTGGAATGATTGTTAAGGGTATACCAAATAGGAATAGGGattaggtttaaaaaaaaaaaaaaagaaaagcaaactgAGTCATGGAATcttttca
This region of Antennarius striatus isolate MH-2024 chromosome 4, ASM4005453v1, whole genome shotgun sequence genomic DNA includes:
- the foxb1a gene encoding forkhead box protein B1a; translation: MPRPGRNTYSDQKPPYSYISLTAMAIQSCPEKMLPLSEIYKFIMDRFPYYRENTQRWQNSLRHNLSFNDCFIKIPRRPDQPGKGSFWALHPSCGDMFENGSFLRRRKRFKVLTSSDHLAPSKQSDAAHYLQQQAKLRLSALAATGTHLPQMSSYNLGVSQTSTFKHPFAIENIIAREYKVPGSLAFSTMQSMSAGYPLHNQLTTAWPHMYNTSVIDTAAPISMASSDYSAYGMPIKSLCHGGQSLPAIPVPIKPTPTSMPGFSALPPHIPAFLSNSPQSLSPTSPQTATSQSSPATPSETLTSPSTLQSVAVH